In a single window of the Raphanus sativus cultivar WK10039 chromosome 9, ASM80110v3, whole genome shotgun sequence genome:
- the LOC108827065 gene encoding myb family transcription factor RLI1: protein MEKPNVRFYTKSKMPRMRWATDLHHHFVYVVKRLGGERKATPKKIVQAMGVKYLTLSHVKSHLQMYRNKKRRETVQAERRMRREMRWREFQQHLQIYERLRDATNFMQNQSRLSYNTEKTIEFLKPSNKTMEVEHAHDGVVATGDGADVRLNSTGLLKGEEKLSLGLTLGLKY from the exons ATGGAAAAACCGAATGTTAGATTTTACACTAAGTCAAAGATGCCACGCATGCGATGGGCCACTGACCTCCACCACCATTTTGTTTATGTTGTTAAAAGACTCGGTGGAGAAAGAA AAGCAACTCCTAAGAAGATTGTGCAGGCAATGGGTGTGAAATATCTTACACTATCGCATGTGAAAAGCCATCTCCAG ATGTATAGGAACAAGAAGCGGAGAGAGACAGTACAAG CAGAAAGGAGAATGAGACGAGAAATGAGGTGGCGGGAATTTCAACAACACCTTCAAATCTATGAACGCCTTCGAGACGCTACCAATTTTATGCAAAATCAATCAAG GCTAAGCTATAATACAGAAAAAACAATCGAATTTCTGAAACCAAGTAACAAAACTATGGAG GTCGAACATGCTCACGACGGTGTGGTTGCTACTGGCGATGGTGCAGATGTTCGTTTAAACTCGACAGGACTTTTGAAAGGTGAAGAGAAATTGTCCCTTGGACTCACTCTTGGACTCAAGTACTAA
- the LOC108824435 gene encoding 5'-adenylylsulfate reductase 1, chloroplastic produces MAATVSSGITSSAFSRSVISSAPKVSQIGSLKSSDRVIVTPMSLNLSGKRSSIKPLNAEPKRNDSMVHLATTMVIEEVIEEVVETEDFVELAKKLENASPLEIMDKALQTFGNDIAIAFSGAEDVALIEYAHLTGRPYRVFSLDTGRLNPETYRFFDAVEKHYGIRIEYMFPDSAEVQGLVRSKGLFSFYEDGHQECCRVRKVRPLRRALKGLRAWITGQRKDQSPGTRSEIPVVQVDPVFEGLDGGAGSLVKWNPVANVEGGDVWSFLRTMDVPVNTLHAAGYVSIGCEPCTRAVLPGQHEREGRWWWEDAKAKECGLHKGNIKEDAKGNDVNGELKTVVEDIFKSENLVALSRQGIENLMKLENRVEPWIVVLYASWCPFCQAMEASYDELADKLAGSGIKVAKFRADGDQKEFAKQELQLGSFPTILVFPKNSSRPIKYPSEKSDVDSLTSFLNLVR; encoded by the exons ATGGCGGCAACAGTTTCTTCTGGGATCACAAGCTCTGCTTTCTCTCGTTCTGTGATCTCTTCAGCGCCCAAAG TATCCCAAATCGGTTCGTTGAAGTCATCAGACCGTGTTATTGTCACTCCAATGTCTCTGAATCTATCTGGGAAGCGATCATCCATAAAACCCTTAAACGCTGAGCCAAAGAGGAACGACTCTATGGTCCATCTTGCAACAACAATGGTAATAGAAGAAGTAATAGAAGAAGTAGTAGAGACAGAGGATTTTGTAGAGCTTGCAAAGAAGCTAGAGAATGCTTCTCCTCTTGAGATTATGGATAAAGCCCTCCAGACGTTCGGCAACGATATCGCCATCGCATTTAG TGGTGCAGAAGATGTTGCTCTGATTGAGTACGCTCATTTAACCGGGAGACCATACAGAGTGTTTAGTTTGGATACAGGGAGGTTAAACCCTGAGACCTATCGGTTTTTCGATGCGGTGGAGAAACACTATGGGATAAGGATTGAGTATATGTTTCCGGACTCTGCTGAGGTTCAAGGTTTGGTTAGGAGCAAGGGTTTGTTCTCGTTCTACGAAGATGGTCATCAGGAGTGTTGCCGTGTAAGAAAGGTGAGACCTTTGAGGCGAGCGCTCAAGGGTTTAAGAGCTTGGATCACTGGTCAGAGGAAAGATCAGTCTCCTGGGACGAGGTCTGAGATTCCTGTTGTTCAGGTTGATCCGGTTTTCGAAGGATTGGATGGTGGAGCTGGTAGTTTGGTGAAGTGGAACCCGGTGGCTAATGTTGAAGGGGGCGATGTGTGGAGTTTCTTGAGGACTATGGATGTTCCGGTTAACACACTGCATGCGGCGGGGTATGTTTCCATCGGCTGTGAGCCGTGCACGAGAGCGGTTTTGCCCGGTCAGCACGAGAGAGAAGGGAGATGGTGGTGGGAAGATGCTAAGGCTAAGGAGTGTGGACTTCACAAAGGGAACATCAAGGAGGATGCTAAGGGTAATGATGTAAATGGAGAGTTAAAGACCGTTGTTGAGGATATCTTTAAGAGTGAGAATCTTGTGGCTTTGAGCAGGCAAGGGATTGAGAATTTGATGAAGTTGGAGAACCGTGTAGAGCCGTGGATCGTTGTGCTTTATGCTTCTTGGTGTCCCTTTTGTCAAGCTATGGAAGCATCGTATGATGAGTTGGCTGATAAACTGGCAGGAAGTGGGATTAAGGTTGCCAAGTTCAGAGCCGATGGTGACCAGAAGGAGTTTGCTAAGCAAGAGTTGCAGCTCGGCAGCTTCCCGACGATACTAGTCTTCCCCAAGAACTCTTCAAGACCTATCAAGTATCCTTCTGAGAAGAGCGACGTTGATTCTTTGACTTCGTTCTTGAATCTTGTCCGGTAA
- the LOC108825689 gene encoding uncharacterized protein LOC108825689 has protein sequence MKKCTMRWGDDDDEEDEDSSEESSSSDSNADTTETGKKKKRKSKKTIARFGKKEKKAFDYESLQQHGYKAVGLPDLPPPVEEKEDWSWATGKDKARGEEVKESFREREATRAAVSGGETIANAQLRSDRKSLSFSQKEKKKRDLGQASRGKNYVEEEKRQLRESGVYSGFDS, from the exons ATGAAGAAATGTACGATGAGATggggtgatgatgatgatgaagaagatgaagactcaTCTGAGGAGTCATCATCTTCTGACTCTAACGCTGATACTACTGAGactgggaagaagaagaagagaaagagcaAGAAGACTATAG CGAGGTTTgggaagaaagagaagaaagctTTTGACTATGAATCTCTGCAACAGCACGGTTACAAAGCAGTTGGTCTTCCAGATTTGCCTCCTCCTGTGGAGGAGAAAGAGGATTGGTCATGGGCTACGGGGAAGGATAAAGCAAGAGGAGAGGAAGTGAAAGAGAGTTTTCGAGAACGAGAAGCTACTAGAGCTGCGGTTTCAGGTGGGGAGACCATTGCGAATGCGCAGCTGCGGAGTGATAGGAAGAGTCTTTCTTTTTCgcagaaggagaagaagaagagagatttGGGGCAAGCGAGTAGAGGGAAGAACTACGTTGAAGAAGAGAAGAGGCAGTTGAGAGAGAGTGGTGTTTACTCTGGCTTTGATTCTTAA